The genomic region GCTCCCTGAACTATTTTTGCCTTCTGATTGTCAAGAGTGATAACCTTAGGATTTGATATGACCTTGCCTTTTCCTGATTGTTGAAGCGCTGAAATTCTTAAATCAAGAGCAAATGTGCCAGCGGCATTAATATATCCAATGGTGAATGCAGTTGTTGGTGAGGTGACACTTCCTGTTGAAGCAGGTAGATTTACTCCAAGTGGAGTAACCCCACCTGGGACTCCGACAACATTAATGGACGGGTTTTGTAATGTGCCTGTGGTAGATGCTCCCACTGAACCCATTATTGTTGTTCTTGTATCAGGAGGCTGCCAGAAAATACCCCATTCAAATCCGAGAGCCTTTGAGAAACTGCTTGATATCTCTACAATTCTTGCTTCAAGAAGTATTTGCCTTGTGGGTTTATCAAGATCTTGAATAAGGGAGGCTACCTGATTTAGCACTGACGGAATATCTCTCACAATTACTGTTCTGGTTCTTTCATCAGTGGAGATATTCCCTTTTGGTGAAAGAATTTTTGATGCCTCTATGGTTGTTTTTACCTTATCAACAGAGGCATATTTTAAAACAAATATACGAATCTGTTCATCCTCAGCTTTCTTGAAAAGGTCTTTTGTTTCTGCTTCAAGTTTTTTCTCCTCCTGGAAGACCTTAATTGGAGCAATTCTTATTATGTTTCCCTCAAAGGTCTTTTCAAGCTGAAAGGTTTTACATATTACATCAATAGCCTGTATCCATGGAACATTTATAAGCTTAAGCGTTACTTTGCCCTTTACCTCAGGATGTATGACAACATTGTATCCTCCTATGTCTCCAAGAAGTCTAAAAACTCCTACAATGTCAGCATCCTGAAGGTCAAGGGAAACAGTTTTTTCACTGGAAATTTCTGGTTTAATTGCTTCTGCAGGCTTTTTTTCTTCTGATTTAGCAATTTTGAGTTCTTTAACTTTTTTTAAATTGAGGATTAATTCATCTCCAAGATAAACAGGCTCAACATCAAAAT from Thermodesulfovibrio sp. 3907-1M harbors:
- the pilQ gene encoding type IV pilus secretin PilQ: MINKIVFSLIFIFLLAVNALAVEIISITPEGDTLRIKLTEKTEFNLLPSEDPFKIKIELKNTKPGVLEKKMFLREGIVSEVSAQVKDNNTEIELLVSEPVRPEIKMEENILTVSFNSAPAQTSRVTKIIEMTMDETEEGFEISIQADSELPQPSVNKVDDYINVDFQGVSFEAETGNIPVSVKRQGDELTLSFFFGKDFDVEPVYLGDELILNLKKVKELKIAKSEEKKPAEAIKPEISSEKTVSLDLQDADIVGVFRLLGDIGGYNVVIHPEVKGKVTLKLINVPWIQAIDVICKTFQLEKTFEGNIIRIAPIKVFQEEKKLEAETKDLFKKAEDEQIRIFVLKYASVDKVKTTIEASKILSPKGNISTDERTRTVIVRDIPSVLNQVASLIQDLDKPTRQILLEARIVEISSSFSKALGFEWGIFWQPPDTRTTIMGSVGASTTGTLQNPSINVVGVPGGVTPLGVNLPASTGSVTSPTTAFTIGYINAAGTFALDLRISALQQSGKGKVISNPKVITLDNQKAKIVQGASIPYGEKDVQSGQISTKFKDVAITVEATPHLIDDKSMLLDVNVVKEDLVEFVNIGGVYAPRTQKIEGNTKVALKDGETLVIGGIYKKTDSTTESKVPGLGDVPVLGELFKSRGRDETLYEVMIFITPRIMKYE